The Microlunatus soli genome contains the following window.
GGTCGGTTGGGGGACCGGTTCGGTGGCCGGCTGCGGCGCGGACGTCGCGACGTGCCGCTGGATCCAGTGCCAGGTGTCGGTCGCGGTCCGCGGCTCGTCCTCAGTGACCAGGTGGGCGGCGCGGGGGTAGCGGTGCACGTCGGCCTGCGGCAGTCGGCGTTCAAGATCATCGAGGAAGCCGTCGTGGAAGACCGGGTCTCGACCGCCCCACAGCAGCAGCGCAGGCACCTCGAGGTCACCGGCGCCGGCAGCGATCGCGTCGAACGCCGGTCGGCTGACATGATCGGCCTCCAGCGGGATGTCGGCCACGAAGTCGCCGACCGCCTCCCGTCGGGCCGCGCTGCCGTACGGTCGGGCCAGCTCGGCGCGAACACGGGCCGGCAGGGCGGGGCGGGAGAGAGCAGCGGCGGTTCGGACGAACGTCGGGGTCCGCACGCAGGTCGCGCGCAGCAATGCCGGAGTCCGCGCCGGTCGCAGCAACGTCGGCAACTCGGCGCCGACCGGCAGGTCCAGGCCGGTGTTGGCCAGCACGACGGCGGCCAGCTGATCGCGATGCTGCAGCGCCCAGCCGAGCGAGATGATGCCGCCCCAGTCGTGCCCGACGGTGACCACCGGTCCGGTGATCCGGAGCCGGTCGGTGAGCGCGCCGAGATCGGCAACCCGTTGGGGCAGCGTGCGCGACCGGTCGAGTCGTTCGGACCAGCCCATCGAGAGCTGATCGACCGCGACCACCCGCCAGCCGGGCAGCGCCTCGGCCAGGAACCGGCGCCACAGGTAGGACCAGGTCGGGTTGCCGTGCACACAGAGCATCGTGCCGACCACGGGGCGGTCCGGATCGGCGGCGTGGGTGTCCAGGATGTGCCAGGTGTGTGCCGTCCCGGTGCCGGGATCGGTGACCTCGATCAGTCGCGACCAGCCGGGGTCGACGTCGGCGTATCCGCTGAGGTCCGGCGCAACGGCCGGTTGCGCAACCCGTCCCCGTCGCGTTCGTGCTCGGGTGCGCGGGTACGGCGCCGTCGTCACCAGGCGCTCTCGACTCACCAGGCGATCTCGGCGAAGGAGGTGTTCAGGCCGGAACCGATGCCCATCAGCATCACCTGCATGCCCGGCTGCAGCCGGTCGGCGTTCTGAGCCAACGTGAACGGTACGGCGGCCGCGCCGAGGTTGCCGTAGGTCTCGACCGTGGTGGGGCAGCGGTCGGTGCTGACGCCGATCGCCGTGGCCATCGCCGCGATGTGCTTGACCGAGGTCTGGTGGCAGAAGAAGTAATCGGCCCCGGACCAGTCGAAGTCCTCGGCGGCGTCGGTCCAGGTGTCGATGGCAAGCTTGATGCCGGCCCGGAACAGCGCGCCACTGTCGGTGTTCATCAGGTTCATGTCGCCGATGCACAGCTCGTGATGCTCGCTGCCGGACCGGCTGACGCCGCCGATCACGCGATGGCCCTCGGGGTGCTGGTCGCTGCGGCCGATCACCATCGCTGCCGCGCCCGATCCGATAGTGAGGCTGGCGAACTGGGACTTGACCTCCTTGGCCGTGGCTTCCGGGCTCTCCAGGCGCCGCAGGGTGGCCTCGTGGAGGTCACGGACCGACTCGGCGTCGACCAGCAAGGCGTAGTCGATCTGTCCGGAGTCGATCATCATCCCGGCGACCTGCAGTCCGTTCACGAAGCCGAGGCAGGCGTTGGCGACGTCGAAGCTGAAGCAGTTGGTCGGCAGCCCGAGCTGATGATGGACCGCAACCGCTGAGGACGGCTCCAGGTGCGGTCGGGTGACGGCAGTGCTGATCAGGACGCCGACCTGCGCGGGGGTGATGCCGGCTTCGGCCAATGCCTTGGCTCCGGCCATCGCGGCGGCGTCGGCAAAGCTGACGTCCTCGGGCCACCAGCGTCGCTCCCGGACCCCGGCCAGTTCCTCGAGCATCCCGCGCTTGAGGCCGGTGCGTTCGTGGGTCGCCGCCAGTCGGTCGTCGAACTGCGCGGAGGTCGCCACCACCGGCGCCTCGACCGCGCAGACCGACAGGATGCTGGTGTTCTTCAGCCGATACGTTGCGTTGCCGCTCATGTGCCTTCTTCTACCCTCTGCCCGCTATCCGCCCGCACCGGTGAACGGGTGAATCGCCTTGTCGGCCGCCCGACCAGCTCGGGTCGGCGGGCGCCTACGCGGGGGACCAAAGGCCTGCGAAGCGCACCTATGACCGTACGTAGTCGAGCGCGGCGACACAAACCTCGGCGGTTCCTGGCCCCCGGATCGGGCTCCGCGCGGCACGATTTGGGGGATGTACCGGAGACATCCCCCAACTCGCGCTCCGAGTCGTCGTTGCAACCGAACATAGCCGATCAGTCCGTCCAGGTAGCCCCTGTGTGCCGGCGTCACGGGTCGTCCAGTTGCCCGATCGTTGGTGGTGTTCATGGGCCGACGCTGGCAGCGGTGGAGGCCACGCC
Protein-coding sequences here:
- a CDS encoding 3-oxoacyl-ACP synthase III — encoded protein: MSGNATYRLKNTSILSVCAVEAPVVATSAQFDDRLAATHERTGLKRGMLEELAGVRERRWWPEDVSFADAAAMAGAKALAEAGITPAQVGVLISTAVTRPHLEPSSAVAVHHQLGLPTNCFSFDVANACLGFVNGLQVAGMMIDSGQIDYALLVDAESVRDLHEATLRRLESPEATAKEVKSQFASLTIGSGAAAMVIGRSDQHPEGHRVIGGVSRSGSEHHELCIGDMNLMNTDSGALFRAGIKLAIDTWTDAAEDFDWSGADYFFCHQTSVKHIAAMATAIGVSTDRCPTTVETYGNLGAAAVPFTLAQNADRLQPGMQVMLMGIGSGLNTSFAEIAW